The genome window atggttttgcttttttttttcaatttgaccAATTTTTGGCAGAGAGAAAACCGTAAGAAATACAAGCTGCCAGCTCAGCCACTTGGGAGTGAGGGTTCAGCAACATGCAAGCCGCATTATTGACTCTCCGATATCCTAACAACCTGCCAATGGCTGAAGCCTGAAACACacttattttcaaaacaaatcacTTCATGAATCTTAATTAAAAGTGTTGCATTAAAAACTGCTGTCTTTTTAATCTCTAAATCATCTTTCAAACACTTTTTATGACTCAGGCTCTGTTTTCGATGATCCCCCTGTATCCTGCTGCTGGCTCGTAACCCACTTTTTCACTGGTGCATCTTATTCTGCTGAGCAAAGATGCTGCATTGAGCTCCTctcagtggtaaaaaaaaaaaaaaaaaaagtcctgagGAGTTGTGGAGCCAAGCCTGCAGAGCTGAAAAGCTGCAAAACCTTGCCGTGCTGCACACAGTCTAAAGTCCATATTCATTCAGCACATTAACTGACCAGCTTCTCTCTTTGCAGAAAGTATGTTTCCAGACCGAAGTGACTTTGATTATGGTAAGATTTAACACCAACTACTCATCACAAAAACCCAAAGCACAATGTTAAACATATCAACTTTTTCACCACAGTATAAGTCGATAATCATCACTCAAGTGGGCTTGTCCCGTACGGTTCTGTCCTTTGTAGATTATGAGACACTGCGAACCACAGGGGTTATCCTCGCTGTTATAATGTTTGTCTCTGGCATTTTAATAGCCTTGAGTAAGTTCCTCTTACACGACACTTCAATACAGCGGCTTTATCACATTTACATAAGCACCTTTACCATGCCACTAATCTGTCATTCCTCATACAGGTaaaaaattcacaaaatgtgtaaaatccTCATCCAAGTAAGAGTTGCTATGCAAGGCTTAGCAGTGGATGATCTGCCTGTGCATGCTGTATGACTTTGACTTGAAGGGGATACCTGAccagtgtggaaaaaaaaaataataatcttttCCAGTAATGTTCTTTGACTAAAAACTGAGTTTCCCAcatctttttcctctccctgcCTTGGATGCCTCTTCTCtaaaacaccccccccccccccacccccaccccgcCTTCCCTGTTCTGCATAAACAAACCCCGAAAAACACACTTCCAACACATTAAAGAGTTTACGCCGAACCCTTGTGTGACAAATCACACGTGGGCGGCGCTTTCATGTCCTCTTTATCTCGATGCTTGctcttgatttttaaaaatgtgtcaccCTCCTCATGTGTTGGCAGTGAGTGGGCAGTTATGTATTCTCAGTCGATCGCATGCCGCTTGTATGGCAAGACACGAAGAAAGACAAGAGCTGCTGTTTGAACGGGACAAAAAGCTGCATTTTGGTCTGAAACCTTGTAACTCAGAACCCTGTGGCTTCAACTGCTTTTGGTCCCTGTTAATGGATCCACTTGATCAAATCCAACTCCAAGATGAAGTTGTGGCCACAGTTTTCAAGCTTTTTTCAAGCTTTATCATAATTAGTTAAATGcgattattaaaaataataatgataatgatttaCTTCCTTGTTTCTGTTTGCAGTTCCAGCTCCTCTGCTACCCAAATTCCAAAGACAGAGGGTAAGTCGATCAATCAGTCGATCCATAATGATAattgttttctctgcagttcTCTCTgattttctcactttttcctcTGCAGTGCCTCCTCAAACTGTATAGAAAGCAGCGGATATACTGGAAAAAGAGGAGGTCGTCACAGGAGCCAAGCCAGCGAAAACACACCATGGCCATTCCTCTCATGGCTGATATACCTCTGCCAGCTGGATGATCAAGAAACTGACTCGGTTTCAATGAGTCTCCTGTTAAATTCTGTAAAAAGTCCTTAGTGAGCAACATATCTATCTCTAGATTGCTCAGTATAGTAGAGTGTTGGGACTAAACCCTCGtctaagacaaaaaaaaaggaaagaaaaatactcCCAACCATGAGACATGATAAGGTTGTTcaatcaaataaaatgcaaaaactgtTGTCTCTCTTCCACATATTTTACTCCAAATTAAGGGCATGATTAATATTTATAGAACAAAAAGCTCTCCAGTTGAAACAAAGAACAGCATGCATCGATCAGTTGTAACAATTTACCTTTATTTCTCTTGATTTCTGTTCATATTTAGCTCACTGGGACTTTGAAGAAAGAAatagcatgaaaacaaaatgaagacaCCAATAAATAGAACAGATacatgtaacaaaacaaaatatctcGATGACAATTGACTCACAATGTCCAGTaaggtattttattttgaaaattcttTTAACAAATATAATATGGATGTGATGTGTATTAAAGCGTTGGTGTGGGGGTTTTATCAGCAGGCTTTTCTTCTGTCTTAATTGagttgaagaaaaaaactaaataattgTCTGTAAAACAATGAGACCACTGTTTCAAATAAAGGTCTTGTACGCAACATGAATTCATCAGTGTCGTTAGTAACCTTGTAAAAGCCTGATTTAATAATGATGTGGCATTAAAATGATCCTAAAGTGACGCACATGTAAAAATGAGAACATATTACCATCATGTTGTTTATGAAGACATTGATCTTTCCTTTGTGCCAGTGTCAGGAATTTAAAATGTCTAATGTATAAGGTGACACATATGTGAAAGGCTTACTTAGCACCAAGACCTCATTTCACCTGTGACTAAGGGTCACTATCACGGCAGTAAATGTCGGTGAAAGTTGTGTATGAAGAAAAAAGAGTTAAAAGTGACTGACACAGCTTTCTAGTGGGATGTTGTATTTTCCATCCGGGTAATATCTGAAGCCAGATCTAAGTGGGACTCTTCAAAAAATCTAATGGAACTTtttaaacacagtgttgttgtACTTTTATTCATGACtcatgactaaaatgtacagtTAGTCAGACGATTTGTCACCGCACTTACTCATGTAATGTCTCTGTGATAAGAACATTCGTCGTCGCAATCGGTTTCAAATACATAACAGTTTTACACAGTAAAGTTTCCTTTTCTCAATAGAAAATACCTGATGATACACACAAAAGTATGATGCATACAGAAAGAAAGTTAAATTACAGGATTGATTATTCTCactttgaacacacacattcttaaCATAAGCACACATGCTGACTGAAATCATAACCGTCACTCGGTGTATCAATATGATAACTTATCGTGATGGGGGCTTTCGACGAGAGGGTCGGAGGGGTTTCAGGGACATTGTCCTGGAGGTGATACTTAACGATTTCATAGAAATCAACATTAACTTGGAAGTGTAGCCTCTGAGGAAAATGAATATGACTCCGCTTTTCACAGCACAGTCTATACACTGAAAACAATAACTAGCCAAAAACAATTTGCCTAAAACACTGACTCTCAgtgaatttaaaggtgcaatatgtaaggatTGTCTGTCgaaaacataaaagaaagaaagaaattatcgtgagaatgtgaaaaaacagcagttttgaCACAATGGTGTCTTTGTAATGTGTTGCAGAGGAATCTGCTAAAATAAacacgctaaccagctagtcaCAGCCTGTACTGGTCCacagctcctgtgctagtgATGTAAGCACAAACATTTCCccggtgctctgagctcccagtctggactgctagctgcacaccTAACTGAGCTGACAAGCTAACGGTAGCTAAATTTAGCGGGAGTTAGCggttattctggtgatatgctgcccccccaTGAGTATGAATGCGACAGGCCTCCTATTCTTaaataatgcacctttaagtatACATTTCTATTACATAGGTTCAATGTGAAATTTCCCATTAAATGCCAAGTTTTACATCATGTTGAGTCAATGTGAATAAATTCAAATAACTAGATTATCTGATTGCGAGATTTGAGATTATTACAGGAGACAGAAACTTTTCTGTATAATATTTGAAtagtaaacatttaaaatcacattttgtttatgtagAAGAATAACCACCCAACGTTTATGTATAAGACAGCATTAATTTATATTAATTAGACTAAGTTATTAAATTTCACATTGGCTCAACATTAGagaaacaactgaaataaaacgGGATGATACATTTGTATGAAATTAAAGTATTTAAACTCACTGTTGTAGGCAAACTATTTCTTGAGTGTTGCATCTACTTTAACACTTCACTCTGTGCGTAGAagaatgtttttcatttcttttcatttcaaaatgctaaatatattttttgggccagaataaatacataaattgaAGTGTCTCTAGCAGtcagaatttaaataaaacaacaggaGCAGTTTGTTAAAACGGCTCCATGGAGGAGTAAAATGTTTCACCCTGTgcatggaaaaaataaataaagcactACATTTTTACAGACACTAAATCAGAGGTTATTTAAGGTTCATAATCCATAGTCCAATGCAAACTGTATCGAGAGATTAATATGCTCAAGAGTTTGTTAACAAAATATAGGCCAGAGACtcccaaaacaaaataacaataaatccCCTTGTCAACAGAGGCAACATGTTAAAGACTCATTCCCTCCAAATGGGGATTACAAGTGGTTCAAATCATTCCTGGTCCTGTAAGGACACGTTACGTCGACGGGAGGAAGCGCTCCGTTTCTTCAGCATGAGCTTGAGCTGGAAATGAAAAGATAAATTAGGATGATTATGAATTAACCTCGACAACAACTGAGACGAGACGTCCCTGGCTGGCTGTTAAAATGATGGGGTGGctcacctgctctccctggAGGCCGCTCTGCAGCAGGTGAGCTGGCTGGTCGTTCTCCAGGTTGCGGATGCTGGGATCAGCTCCCCGgctcagcagcagccgcagGATTTCTGCCTGGTGGGGGTTACCATGGAGACCAGCTGCCATGTGTAAAGCTGTGTGGCCGTGAGCCTATAGAGAACAATTGCAGCATGACTCAGAGGGTTTACAGTCAGGTGTTTGTACAGTACGGCAGATGTTTGTACATTCACATAGACCTGAAAAAACACAAGCCTATTTAAAATCCACTTCTGAGTGTCACGTCCGTGTGGGACTCACTTTCAAGTTGACAAAgtctttcatgttttgcagGGGAATCCTGAGCAGATATCGCACCAGATCAACATTCCCCTCCTTGACAGCCAAGTGCAGCACGGTCTTGTTACTTTTGATTTCCTGGAATTGAGAATTGGAAGTGATGGAAAGAACAGAatgaaaccacaagacaaaaccacaaGTCAGACTGAGAAGTTTAGTGTCAAACACAAAAGAGCGACTAGGGAGGGGGAAACTAAGTcaaactgatgacatcatcgtaGTTAGATAAACCCTGGGCACTTCCCCTATGAACTATAACTATGACTGAAATGTCAGCGTTTAGAATGCTAGACTTTGATGTTACTGTACGTGATTGCTGACCCACTGGTTACTGATCTGttcattcatttgtgttttaattgcTCATATGACATTCAGAAAATGGGGGAAACCGTCCTTTACCTGGCTGAGCAGGAACGCCCCATAATTGAGAAGCGTCTGCACGCAGGAGAGCTTCTCCGCAGCCTTGTTCTGAAGATTAACATCAACCAGCCCACTGCTGGAGAGAGCCTTCATGGTGAGACTGTGAGAAATGGCCGCACAGTGGAGGGGAGTCATACCTGAGTTAAGAAGGAGACACATGTAGCATTTTAATCAAAGGCACAGTACGTCATTTCTGAAGCTTGGGGTGTCCgaatcaaaagaaaacaaaaaagtgtacCACAGGATCATGGGAGTCTTCATTGTTGAACAACCAACACTGCTTATGGAATTCTATCAGTATGTTCACAGACGAGATTTAAAGTTGAATTCACGTTATGTTAAGTCACATTCGCCAACTTCCATCATCACTCTTTGACTCGCTCCTAGAAGTTATAGCGACAGGCGACCAAGTTTTTAGCAGTATTTTGCATTCTTCAGTTGGACAGATATGATGTGTCAGTGATGATTTTCTTGCAATGCAGAATTTCTGTATCATGACGTTATCGTAATCGCAGTGAATCGTGATATACCCCTGGAATTTAGTGCATTTTTTTGCTCAATTTTAACCTTAACCTCTCTGCTAATGCCATGTGCAACTTAAATCAGACATATTCTAAATCAGAAGTTGCTATACGGTGAGAGTGGTGTGAAAAAGCCCACAGGATCTTCGATGTCAAGGTGCGTCTGAGGCTGTTGAACTGGCGGTGCTGAAAACTTGATCCAAATTCGAACACATGGCGAGCCTCCCtgtttattaatcatttaaactGTACTAACAACtggtaaaacattaaattaccTTCAAAATTGCGGGCCTCCAGGTTGACAGCTGGCCTAGACAGAAttgcctgtaaaaaaaaaaagaaccgcTGTTAGGGTCTGTACTGTATAACTTTTCTGACCTGCTGTGATAGTcatgctgttttgtgtttgggtaATTATTCACCTGCAGGACGACAGGTAAGCCATAGTGAGCAGCCAGGTGCAGAGCAGTTTGCCCTTTAACATCACAGGCGTTGATGTCTGCTCCTAATGACAGCAGATCTTGCACGATCTCTGGCTGGTTCGCTGTCACGGCCACCAGTAAAGCAGTCTGCACGAGCACACACGATTTAAAGATAGAAATGATGATCCCGTATTAAGTTTGTGATGTGAAGAAGTAGAGAACTTTGCAGGCTTTGTCATACCTTTCCCTTGTGTTCTTTGGCATCA of Sparus aurata chromosome 17, fSpaAur1.1, whole genome shotgun sequence contains these proteins:
- the nfkbid gene encoding NF-kappa-B inhibitor delta isoform X2, yielding MHFDKSPKEKPCCTLPTVKKLLEEKRRRETSSVPPSCTTASTSPVPTTTVTLSASEQFTCTGASSSYSDMAVSYEQWPPAPESTLSYYNSHPGSSYMPAYSLPMASEYGTQQQQVFGDTMPQTYECPMPVADPSLASSWSLLGPSQAAQLSFGSSMDATKLEEARMLLSGMDYSRATRQDEDGDTILHIYVAKGLRECAFVAAERLRDVGRLDAKEHKGKTALLVAVTANQPEIVQDLLSLGADINACDVKGQTALHLAAHYGLPVVLQAILSRPAVNLEARNFEGMTPLHCAAISHSLTMKALSSSGLVDVNLQNKAAEKLSCVQTLLNYGAFLLSQEIKSNKTVLHLAVKEGNVDLVRYLLRIPLQNMKDFVNLKAHGHTALHMAAGLHGNPHQAEILRLLLSRGADPSIRNLENDQPAHLLQSGLQGEQLKLMLKKRSASSRRRNVSLQDQE
- the nfkbid gene encoding NF-kappa-B inhibitor delta isoform X1 encodes the protein MHFDKSPKEKPCCTLPTVKKLLEEKRRRETSSVPPSCTTASTSPVPTTTVTQLSASEQFTCTGASSSYSDMAVSYEQWPPAPESTLSYYNSHPGSSYMPAYSLPMASEYGTQQQQVFGDTMPQTYECPMPVADPSLASSWSLLGPSQAAQLSFGSSMDATKLEEARMLLSGMDYSRATRQDEDGDTILHIYVAKGLRECAFVAAERLRDVGRLDAKEHKGKTALLVAVTANQPEIVQDLLSLGADINACDVKGQTALHLAAHYGLPVVLQAILSRPAVNLEARNFEGMTPLHCAAISHSLTMKALSSSGLVDVNLQNKAAEKLSCVQTLLNYGAFLLSQEIKSNKTVLHLAVKEGNVDLVRYLLRIPLQNMKDFVNLKAHGHTALHMAAGLHGNPHQAEILRLLLSRGADPSIRNLENDQPAHLLQSGLQGEQLKLMLKKRSASSRRRNVSLQDQE